In Sulfuracidifex metallicus DSM 6482 = JCM 9184, a single window of DNA contains:
- a CDS encoding ArsB/NhaD family transporter: protein MLKLLIAILIFVATLLLVNFKPKGIPIGYSALIGGALTLILGISNIHDVVLVFDIVWDATFTFVAIIIMTLILDEAGFFDYIAYKILGLGNRLGKAFVLLLLLDAVVSALFANDGAALVMTPIATSIISRSSIDERSKIVFMMGIGFVADTASLPFIISNLVNIIDATYFDISFLLYAEYMIFPFIISVITSVILYYFLLVRKTDKNQELPSFQPTINDQLLVKLGFPFIAILVLAYFLTSFAKIPVAMVAIPAATLLGIIAKRRKKIDIYKVVREAPWQIVLFSLGMYIVVFGMGKQGVTNFLASTDSTLFSLPSPFNVIMEGLLFAFTAAFMNNLPSVMINSLAINSTHSTNHFLLALVNVISNDIGPKFTPIGSLATLLWIYSLERKHGVKIPLRIYVYLGLITTPIVLVATILSLWILFL, encoded by the coding sequence ATGCTGAAGTTACTGATTGCAATTCTAATATTCGTAGCTACGCTTTTGTTGGTTAATTTTAAACCCAAGGGAATTCCAATAGGGTATTCAGCACTAATTGGTGGAGCCCTTACTCTAATTCTGGGTATTTCTAATATTCACGACGTTGTGTTAGTTTTCGATATAGTGTGGGACGCTACGTTTACTTTCGTTGCTATAATAATTATGACTTTAATATTGGATGAAGCAGGTTTCTTCGACTATATAGCGTACAAAATATTGGGATTAGGAAATAGGTTAGGCAAAGCCTTCGTTCTTTTGCTTTTGCTTGACGCTGTAGTTTCCGCGCTCTTTGCAAACGATGGAGCAGCGTTAGTCATGACTCCAATAGCCACTTCAATAATATCTAGGAGCAGCATTGATGAGCGTTCTAAGATTGTGTTTATGATGGGAATAGGTTTCGTCGCAGATACTGCAAGCCTCCCGTTCATAATAAGTAACTTAGTAAATATAATAGATGCTACATATTTTGATATTTCATTTCTCCTTTATGCAGAATATATGATATTTCCTTTTATAATATCTGTAATAACCTCAGTAATACTTTATTATTTTCTTCTAGTTAGAAAGACCGATAAGAATCAAGAATTGCCTAGTTTTCAACCTACAATCAATGATCAACTTTTGGTTAAGCTAGGCTTTCCTTTCATAGCAATATTAGTTCTAGCTTACTTTCTTACTTCATTTGCCAAGATCCCAGTTGCAATGGTTGCCATTCCTGCGGCCACCCTGTTAGGTATTATAGCTAAGCGTAGGAAAAAAATAGATATATATAAGGTTGTAAGAGAGGCACCTTGGCAGATTGTGCTTTTCTCTTTGGGCATGTACATAGTAGTTTTCGGCATGGGGAAGCAAGGCGTTACTAATTTCTTAGCTAGTACTGACTCTACCTTGTTTAGCCTTCCGTCCCCATTTAACGTGATAATGGAAGGATTACTTTTTGCCTTTACCGCAGCCTTTATGAACAATCTTCCTTCAGTTATGATAAATTCTCTAGCTATAAACTCTACCCATTCTACTAATCATTTCCTTTTAGCTTTAGTAAACGTAATAAGCAATGACATAGGACCTAAGTTCACTCCTATAGGGTCCTTGGCTACTCTACTCTGGATATATTCCTTAGAAAGAAAACACGGCGTAAAGATACCTCTAAGGATTTATGTTTACTTAGGTCTGATAACTACGCCTATAGTTCTAGTGGCAACTATTCTCTCCTTATGGATTTTATTTCTATGA
- a CDS encoding xanthine dehydrogenase family protein molybdopterin-binding subunit — translation MKRSDLLSIIKGKGEYLDDLPFSGYHAVFVRSPYAHAKIRGIDVSDVTRKGGLVLTGREVFNAINTSSDEEGSSASTPPIALDKVRFYGEPVALVLGRDPYEAQDLAELVNVDYEPLEPVMTIDRALKDDILVFEEKGSNEVYRRTTEYGKMPSDRRIELELYWSRSSGNPIETFASFVIPGDPLVIYTNMQAAAYQSSFLSPLGRVKLNPVRQGGSFGSKFSLLKYVIALGVASKKFNVPVKWVETRTEHLAASNSSGPERKFKIEASFKDDGTITGLKFRVWEDVGASLFNGQAFKPQGILAGPYKVKNIVYDASLIATNKNPAGAFRGAGTPPHTWAIERVIDAIADELGMNRAEVRRNNLVDQFPYEAPYAVYDSGNPKKLLEMALSRNDLWSMREKGYGVGIACSTDPSTPNGSEEVSIRTGEGKVILSVGYGPEGQGNEHVAKELLSSMLKVPMEKIDVEVDGTLHSFGPGGSRMAVFMAGAIKGSVEELIAKAERKTGGKFVEGKIRTSEGIIDITDVNVESKYTFSLQGKYRFNAYPFACDIAVVKEVEGKITPVRFVVYLDPGTPLDEDVVKEQVIGGTAIGISVALYERYIYSPEGQLLTSNLNDYGLPAAPDLPPIEVNLIPSPSPFTPLGAKGIGEIPVGVAAAAITSAIEDLTKKRITTIPFEK, via the coding sequence ATGAAAAGAAGTGATCTTCTATCTATTATTAAAGGTAAAGGAGAATACTTGGACGATCTTCCTTTCTCAGGATACCATGCAGTTTTCGTAAGGAGTCCGTATGCTCATGCTAAAATAAGAGGAATAGACGTTAGCGATGTAACTAGAAAAGGAGGATTGGTATTAACCGGAAGGGAGGTGTTTAATGCGATAAATACTTCATCTGATGAAGAAGGTAGCTCTGCCTCAACTCCTCCCATCGCATTAGATAAGGTAAGGTTTTACGGAGAGCCAGTTGCCCTTGTGTTGGGAAGAGACCCATATGAGGCACAGGATCTAGCTGAGTTAGTTAACGTGGACTATGAACCGTTGGAACCCGTAATGACCATAGATAGAGCGTTAAAGGATGATATATTGGTATTCGAAGAAAAGGGGAGTAATGAGGTATATAGACGCACAACAGAGTACGGTAAGATGCCTTCGGATAGAAGGATAGAGCTAGAGCTCTACTGGAGTAGATCTTCTGGAAATCCAATTGAAACTTTTGCGTCTTTTGTAATACCTGGCGATCCTTTAGTTATTTATACCAACATGCAAGCAGCAGCGTATCAATCATCATTTCTATCTCCCTTAGGTAGAGTAAAGTTGAACCCAGTTAGACAAGGAGGTAGCTTTGGGTCTAAGTTTTCCTTGCTAAAATACGTGATTGCCCTTGGCGTTGCTTCTAAGAAGTTTAATGTTCCAGTCAAATGGGTTGAAACTAGGACTGAACATTTAGCTGCATCGAATTCCTCAGGACCTGAGAGGAAATTCAAGATAGAGGCATCATTCAAGGATGATGGAACAATCACGGGTTTGAAATTTAGAGTATGGGAGGACGTAGGAGCTTCCTTGTTCAACGGCCAAGCATTCAAGCCGCAAGGGATATTAGCTGGACCTTATAAGGTTAAGAACATAGTTTACGACGCCTCTTTGATAGCTACAAATAAAAATCCTGCAGGAGCTTTCAGGGGTGCGGGAACGCCACCCCATACTTGGGCCATAGAGAGAGTGATTGATGCTATAGCAGATGAACTTGGAATGAATAGAGCCGAGGTTAGGAGAAACAACTTAGTGGACCAATTCCCTTACGAGGCACCTTACGCAGTTTACGATTCAGGCAACCCCAAGAAATTATTGGAAATGGCGTTGTCTAGAAACGATTTATGGTCTATGAGGGAAAAGGGGTATGGGGTCGGAATAGCGTGCTCTACTGACCCTAGCACTCCAAATGGAAGTGAGGAGGTCTCAATTAGGACCGGAGAGGGAAAGGTAATTCTCTCTGTAGGATATGGACCAGAAGGACAAGGTAATGAACACGTTGCCAAGGAACTTTTATCGTCAATGCTTAAGGTACCTATGGAAAAAATAGACGTTGAAGTAGATGGTACTCTCCATAGCTTTGGTCCGGGCGGAAGCAGAATGGCTGTTTTCATGGCTGGTGCAATCAAAGGGTCCGTGGAGGAGCTTATCGCTAAAGCGGAAAGAAAAACTGGCGGGAAATTCGTGGAAGGGAAGATAAGGACAAGCGAAGGAATAATTGATATAACTGATGTTAATGTTGAAAGTAAATACACATTCTCGTTACAGGGAAAATATAGGTTCAACGCATATCCTTTCGCATGCGATATAGCAGTGGTAAAGGAGGTTGAGGGGAAGATAACCCCCGTGAGGTTCGTCGTTTATCTGGATCCGGGAACCCCATTAGACGAGGATGTAGTAAAGGAACAAGTGATCGGGGGCACAGCTATAGGAATATCAGTAGCGCTTTACGAAAGATATATCTACTCTCCTGAGGGACAGCTCTTGACTTCGAATCTAAACGATTACGGTTTACCTGCTGCTCCTGACTTACCTCCCATAGAGGTAAACTTGATACCGTCTCCCTCTCCATTTACACCTCTTGGCGCTAAGGGAATTGGAGAGATACCAGTAGGAGTAGCAGCCGCAGCAATTACAAGTGCAATAGAAGATTTAACTAAGAAAAGAATAACTACTATTCCCTTCGAGAAATGA
- a CDS encoding cyclase family protein, translating into MILDLSLPIEEEMPFYPGDPKPQVRKFLSIPKDGYDVSEIIIGTHTGTHIDVPAHAIPNGKTVDEIDISSFIGNGKACGINEPELDTEVLLIYTGTNKRWRKGWNMENIETIDENLANKIVRKEIRIVGIDSPSIGSIDVHKILLSNNVIVVENLSDKLSYLIGKRFEFYAIPLLINKGDGAPARAFAKL; encoded by the coding sequence TTGATACTTGACTTGAGCCTTCCAATTGAGGAAGAGATGCCATTCTATCCAGGGGATCCTAAACCTCAAGTAAGGAAATTCCTTTCCATACCTAAGGATGGATATGACGTTAGCGAAATCATAATTGGGACCCACACCGGTACTCACATTGACGTACCTGCGCACGCAATACCTAACGGGAAGACAGTTGATGAAATTGACATATCGAGCTTCATTGGGAATGGAAAGGCTTGCGGGATAAACGAACCGGAACTTGATACAGAAGTTCTATTGATATACACGGGTACAAACAAAAGATGGAGAAAGGGCTGGAACATGGAAAATATCGAAACTATAGACGAGAACCTTGCAAATAAGATTGTTAGGAAAGAAATTAGGATTGTTGGAATAGATTCTCCTAGCATAGGTTCAATAGATGTACATAAAATCCTTCTATCAAATAACGTGATAGTAGTTGAAAACTTATCCGACAAACTGAGCTACCTAATTGGAAAGAGGTTCGAATTTTATGCAATTCCACTACTCATAAACAAGGGTGACGGTGCCCCAGCGAGAGCTTTCGCTAAGTTATAA